The region AGAGTATTCGCTATGATCAATTAGAGATGAAAATTTCCAGTCGTGGGAAATCTCAGTTGGAAAAAAATAACCAGAGATTAAAATCAGATTTAAAGGTTTCACTAAGAGAAATATTGAAAAGAAACCGACAAGAGCTGGAAACGCTTACTTTTTTTTCTGATTTTGAAAAAATATATCCCAATTTCACAAGCTCAATTCAGGAAAAAATTCCAAATATTACAGCTAATGAAATAAAGCTTTGCGCACTTTTGAGAATGAATTTGAGTGCAAAGGAGGTTAGTATTGTCTTAAACATCACCCCTGAAAGTGTGAATAAGGCACGTTATAGATTAAGGAAAAAGATAGGTTTAGAGGCTAAAGATGATTTAGGTCTTTTTATTTTAAACGTTTAATATTTAGATAGTTGAAATACTGTCCATTATTTGTCCACTATCATTTATATGAAATTAGAAGAACTCCCTAGTATGTTTGTTCAAAACATACACGATGAGACTTTTTGAATTTTTTTTACTTTTAATTGTTAGTGCTTACCCCATTTTAGTTTTACTAAAGCTAAAGATTCCAAAAAAGAAAACTTTTGCATTTTTCTTAGGTGTTATTCTTCTTTTGCACTTCTTTTTGGAGGGAGCCAGGTGGCAAATGACACCGGGATACCTAATAGCCTTGAGTTTAATCTTTCTTCTTCTAAAACAACCGGAGTGGGGAAAATGGAGTTTACTAAAAAAAACTTTTAGTATAATCAGTTTCGGAATTATTTTAGCGCTAGGCTGGTTTTTACCTATTG is a window of Salegentibacter salegens DNA encoding:
- a CDS encoding helix-turn-helix transcriptional regulator, encoding MEFRVDPDTWFVFSILFVSGLGLFIVGFITIPYILRKKQIERLQFKFDRKSIRYDQLEMKISSRGKSQLEKNNQRLKSDLKVSLREILKRNRQELETLTFFSDFEKIYPNFTSSIQEKIPNITANEIKLCALLRMNLSAKEVSIVLNITPESVNKARYRLRKKIGLEAKDDLGLFILNV